One Coleofasciculus chthonoplastes PCC 7420 DNA segment encodes these proteins:
- a CDS encoding dihydroorotate dehydrogenase-like protein — MDLTTTYLGLELRSPLVVGAAAPLTEDIDNIKRMEDAGAAAVVLHSLFEEQLRQEKLELHHHLEYGTESFAEALTYFPEAEVFHVGSEQYLEHIRKAKETVNMPIIASLNGATVGGWTHYAKEIEQAGANALELNIYSIPTDMDQTGAEIEQNYLDILQAVKSEVSIPVAIKLSPFFSNMANMAKRLTEAGADGLVFFNRFYQPDIDIEELEVSPNILLSTPQAMRLPMRWIAILYGRLSVDFAATSGVHKGQDVIKMMMAGAKVTEIVSVLLRHGIGNLQEIEQEVRHWMEEHEYESIKQMQGSMSQINCPDESSFERAQYMKAIQTYKPQLVGFAP, encoded by the coding sequence ATGGATCTGACAACAACATACCTAGGGTTAGAATTGCGATCGCCCCTCGTGGTTGGTGCAGCTGCGCCCCTGACCGAAGATATTGACAATATCAAGCGCATGGAGGATGCAGGCGCGGCGGCGGTGGTGCTGCATTCCTTATTTGAAGAACAACTGCGCCAAGAAAAGTTGGAATTACACCATCACTTAGAGTATGGTACAGAAAGTTTTGCTGAAGCCCTGACCTATTTCCCGGAAGCGGAAGTCTTTCATGTGGGTTCAGAGCAATATTTAGAGCATATCCGTAAGGCAAAAGAGACGGTGAATATGCCGATCATTGCCAGTCTCAATGGCGCTACCGTGGGCGGATGGACGCACTACGCCAAGGAAATTGAGCAGGCGGGGGCGAATGCGCTGGAGTTGAATATCTACAGCATCCCCACGGATATGGATCAGACGGGGGCGGAAATTGAGCAGAATTATCTTGATATTCTGCAAGCGGTGAAATCTGAGGTGAGTATTCCGGTTGCGATTAAACTCAGTCCCTTCTTCAGCAATATGGCAAATATGGCGAAGCGGTTGACTGAGGCGGGTGCGGATGGTTTGGTCTTTTTCAACCGATTTTACCAGCCAGATATTGATATTGAGGAATTGGAAGTTTCACCCAATATCTTGCTGAGTACACCGCAAGCGATGCGCCTACCCATGCGCTGGATTGCGATTTTGTATGGTCGTCTGTCGGTGGACTTTGCCGCTACCAGTGGGGTACATAAAGGGCAGGATGTGATCAAAATGATGATGGCAGGTGCGAAAGTGACGGAAATCGTCAGTGTACTGCTGCGTCATGGGATTGGCAATCTGCAAGAGATTGAGCAAGAGGTACGCCACTGGATGGAAGAACATGAATATGAGTCGATCAAGCAGATGCAGGGTAGCATGAGTCAGATTAACTGTCCTGATGAAAGTAGCTTTGAACGGGCGCAGTACATGAAAGCAATTCAGACATACAAGCCTCAATTGGTGGGGTTTGCGCCGTAG
- a CDS encoding HEAT repeat domain-containing protein has translation MVDWRPYLESLCTTYAQWWKDYTITDAVGRTPQKRKQISVQFDFTLMVQTVEPDRDARGQKTEQVETLTVLKGLRKYAPQHILLVGRPGSGKSTALVRLLLEETEKAKEACRDVPWHVWEKGDRSIKIPVLVELRYYRTTIEDLIQQFLQRHDPNLTLNPDTLKTGLRQEQFLLLLDGINELPSEAARRELQQFRQNYQKTTPMVFTTRDLGIGGNLGITKKLEMQPLTPKQMQEFVCAYLPQQGKQMLQRLGNRLREFGQTPLLLKMLCDLFHCLETIPSNLGSVFRAFAQQYDRKVKADVPVTEDSREFWSELLQYLAFVMTKGNDSKEIQVAIAKTEAETIFTEYLRQHDFLDPPVRARKWLNDLLKHHLIQLGANNQIEFRHQLIQEYYTAEYLLKLLPSLSDEELQRQYLNYLKWTEPLALMLGLVEDEAQAVRVVRLALAVDVQLGARLAGEVKPEFQEQTVALVSGLEIPQLLTIQLLGRTKSESAISNLMKALEHEDSDVSRRAADALGKIGLPKAIPHLIKALKHEDVGVSRRAADALGKIGSESAIPALIETLNERQVPNAREIAATALGKIGSDSAVPALVQTLKDKKSSSIRERYSIHEIYTRLGVDQRLEAFNSGEYYLREEVADALGKINSKSAELALIEALDDEEPEIRKSVAYTLAKIGSKRAVFACVKALNDDAHLDREDIFYTLAEMGYELLVTILTQSLTIENAFVRDIAAKALEEINDQSLTEADINDFYDQIDWNSNKAVYKLAASDDESESDLTSILEILRDDPDHRIDAAIRILGEIGNPDILPVLHDLLLDTAKSYIIDPISQIQNRCKFYNFTLTQPIPTTPYPLMHILHLSDLHFSTPDQATLWSTQLRLDLRRELNISQLDALILSGDIANYSTPEEYEAAAKFLNTLCQTFSLNPEQITIVPGNHDLNWKLAEEAYQLIDRPKYNGKLIDGHYINVRDEVIRVRDESAYKKRFDNFRQFYETIKQKPYPLDYDQQYTLDYLPEQNLLILGLNSAWQLDHHFKSRASIHVNALINALDEIDTNSDYDNCLKIAVWHHPLDSPYQDRIIDQDFIGLLAVSGFRFFLHGHIHKAETSLFRYDMSRDGRKLDRICAGTFGAPTKELVTATPWQYNLLIVEKDKLTVRTRCRRGKDAPWESDSVWRQGAGKSSLDYYTIEL, from the coding sequence ATGGTCGATTGGCGTCCCTATCTCGAATCCCTCTGCACCACCTACGCCCAATGGTGGAAGGATTACACGATTACCGATGCAGTCGGGCGAACGCCACAGAAGCGGAAACAGATATCAGTGCAATTTGATTTTACATTAATGGTGCAGACGGTGGAACCGGATAGAGACGCCAGGGGGCAAAAGACGGAACAGGTTGAGACATTAACGGTACTCAAGGGGTTACGCAAATATGCGCCCCAGCATATCTTGTTAGTCGGGCGTCCCGGTTCCGGGAAATCCACAGCGCTGGTGCGGTTGCTGTTGGAAGAGACGGAAAAAGCTAAGGAAGCCTGTAGAGACGTGCCATGGCACGTCTGGGAAAAGGGGGACAGGTCAATTAAAATCCCCGTCTTGGTAGAACTCCGCTATTACCGCACCACAATCGAGGACTTAATCCAACAGTTCCTGCAACGCCATGACCCCAATTTAACCCTCAATCCCGACACCCTGAAAACTGGATTGCGACAGGAGCAATTTTTGCTGCTGCTGGATGGAATTAATGAATTACCCTCAGAAGCAGCGCGGCGGGAGTTACAGCAGTTTCGCCAAAACTACCAGAAAACCACACCCATGGTATTCACCACTAGGGATTTAGGCATCGGGGGTAATTTGGGCATAACCAAAAAACTGGAAATGCAACCCCTGACACCAAAGCAAATGCAGGAATTTGTCTGCGCCTATTTGCCACAACAGGGGAAACAGATGTTGCAGCGATTGGGGAACCGTTTGCGAGAGTTTGGACAAACCCCTCTGCTGTTAAAGATGCTGTGTGACTTGTTCCATTGTCTGGAGACGATTCCCAGCAATCTGGGTTCAGTATTTCGCGCCTTTGCCCAGCAGTATGACCGAAAAGTTAAAGCCGATGTCCCGGTTACGGAAGACTCACGGGAATTTTGGTCAGAGTTGCTGCAATATTTAGCCTTTGTCATGACGAAGGGTAATGACTCAAAAGAGATACAGGTGGCAATTGCCAAGACAGAAGCTGAGACAATTTTTACCGAGTATCTGCGTCAGCACGATTTCCTTGACCCGCCAGTTCGCGCCCGTAAATGGTTAAATGATTTACTCAAACATCACTTGATTCAACTGGGGGCAAATAATCAGATAGAGTTTCGCCATCAACTGATTCAGGAGTATTATACGGCTGAGTATTTGTTGAAGTTGTTACCGAGTCTCAGTGATGAGGAATTACAACGGCAGTATCTCAATTATTTGAAATGGACAGAACCTCTAGCGTTAATGCTGGGATTGGTTGAAGATGAAGCGCAAGCGGTGCGAGTGGTGAGGTTGGCGTTAGCTGTGGATGTGCAGTTGGGGGCAAGGTTGGCAGGGGAAGTTAAACCAGAGTTTCAAGAGCAAACAGTGGCTTTAGTGTCTGGGTTAGAAATTCCTCAGTTACTCACAATTCAGCTTTTGGGCAGAACAAAGTCTGAGAGTGCTATTTCCAACCTCATGAAAGCTCTCGAACATGAAGACTCTGATGTTAGTCGTAGGGCGGCTGACGCTTTAGGTAAAATTGGTTTACCTAAAGCTATTCCCCATCTAATTAAAGCCCTGAAGCATGAAGACGTTGGTGTTAGTCGTAGAGCGGCTGACGCTTTGGGTAAAATTGGTAGCGAGTCTGCCATCCCTGCTTTAATAGAGACCTTGAATGAAAGACAAGTTCCTAATGCTCGTGAGATAGCAGCTACAGCATTAGGCAAGATAGGCAGTGATTCCGCTGTACCTGCTCTTGTTCAGACTTTGAAAGACAAAAAATCTTCTAGTATTCGTGAGAGATATAGTATTCATGAGATATACACTAGATTAGGAGTTGATCAACGACTCGAAGCTTTTAATAGTGGAGAATATTATCTTAGAGAAGAAGTTGCTGATGCACTAGGAAAAATTAATAGTAAGTCTGCTGAATTAGCCTTAATCGAAGCCCTAGATGATGAAGAACCGGAGATTCGTAAGTCAGTTGCATATACTTTGGCAAAAATTGGCAGCAAAAGGGCTGTATTTGCTTGTGTTAAGGCTTTAAATGATGATGCTCATTTGGATCGAGAAGACATCTTTTACACCCTTGCAGAAATGGGTTATGAATTGCTTGTGACTATCTTAACTCAATCTTTGACTATTGAAAACGCTTTTGTTCGAGATATAGCAGCTAAAGCATTAGAAGAAATTAACGATCAGTCATTGACAGAGGCTGATATTAATGATTTTTACGATCAGATAGATTGGAATAGTAATAAAGCCGTTTATAAGCTAGCAGCAAGTGATGATGAGTCTGAGTCTGATTTGACTTCAATTCTGGAAATTTTACGTGATGATCCCGATCATCGTATTGATGCAGCCATTAGGATATTAGGGGAAATTGGCAACCCTGATATACTGCCTGTTCTCCATGACTTACTATTGGACACAGCAAAAAGCTACATAATTGACCCTATTTCACAAATTCAAAACCGCTGCAAATTCTACAACTTTACCCTCACTCAACCAATTCCTACCACTCCTTATCCTCTAATGCATATTCTCCACCTTAGCGATCTCCACTTTTCCACCCCTGACCAAGCAACGCTGTGGTCTACACAACTCAGACTTGATTTACGGCGCGAACTCAATATTTCTCAGCTTGACGCCCTGATCCTCTCCGGCGATATTGCTAACTACTCTACCCCAGAAGAATACGAAGCCGCCGCCAAATTTCTCAACACCCTCTGTCAAACCTTCTCCCTAAACCCCGAACAAATTACCATTGTTCCGGGTAACCATGACCTCAATTGGAAATTAGCAGAAGAAGCCTACCAACTGATTGACCGCCCTAAATACAACGGCAAACTAATCGACGGTCATTATATTAATGTCAGAGATGAAGTCATCCGAGTTCGTGACGAATCCGCCTACAAAAAGCGCTTTGACAACTTCCGCCAGTTCTACGAAACCATCAAACAAAAACCCTATCCCTTAGACTATGACCAACAATACACCCTCGATTATCTTCCCGAACAAAACCTCCTCATTTTAGGGCTAAACTCAGCATGGCAACTCGACCATCATTTCAAATCCCGCGCCAGCATTCATGTAAATGCCCTCATCAACGCCCTGGATGAAATTGATACTAATTCCGATTACGATAACTGCTTAAAAATCGCCGTTTGGCATCACCCCCTCGATAGTCCCTATCAAGATAGAATTATCGACCAAGACTTCATCGGACTCCTCGCCGTTTCCGGGTTTCGCTTCTTCCTGCACGGACATATCCACAAAGCCGAAACCAGTCTGTTCCGTTACGATATGAGTCGAGATGGGCGCAAATTAGACCGCATTTGTGCTGGAACCTTTGGCGCACCGACAAAAGAACTGGTAACGGCTACGCCTTGGCAATACAATTTGCTGATTGTTGAAAAGGATAAACTAACTGTTCGCACCCGTTGTCGTCGCGGGAAAGATGCGCCGTGGGAATCTGATAGTGTTTGGCGTCAGGGGGCGGGAAAATCGTCGTTGGATTATTATACCATTGAGTTGTGA
- a CDS encoding PhnE/PtxC family ABC transporter permease yields MKPQPLSRPPILNPPTAWGLVFIGAIALSLYQTGIWRQDILNPGGFSLLGRFLQASLQPELSLEFLQLTLEATLTTLAYAVCGTFLSVVLGIIGGIFTSEVWWLAVSPGAIERHPSKIWVSLRGLLAVPRAIHEMLWGLFFVNIWGLDPLVAILAIALPFGAVVAKVFAEILDETPRQPLITLLNSGVAPLTVFLYTLIPQAFLNLLSYTFYRFECSIRSAAVLGIIGAGGLGYEIFLSLQSLRYQQLWTFFYALFILNGIVDLSSAWLRDRLGCSSRLDLNADHGSTSQRGFYPRDPLITLAGIGGVLLIPFCFWYVHPDFTQLWSPRTGKLLVDAITVSFPPDISWEQLPELVRLSTQTLSMSILAIALAGMGGILLSFPATRNFFLPGGLLNPSRHGRGRGEKIWVWITFLLTRAILLVCRAIPAPIWALVALFILFPGILPGAIALGLHNLGILGRLMAEVTENLPQPPLQALKAQGTPAALVFLYGVLPMTLPRFLAYILYRWEVCMRETVIVGLVGAGGLGRLLSEQLSSFDAPGIVTTIACLIMLTILVDWVSGISRRAWR; encoded by the coding sequence GTGAAACCTCAGCCCTTATCTCGTCCCCCAATTCTCAACCCACCAACGGCTTGGGGATTAGTATTTATCGGCGCGATCGCACTTTCTCTCTATCAGACGGGTATCTGGAGACAGGATATCTTGAATCCAGGTGGATTTTCCTTATTGGGGCGATTTCTCCAAGCTAGTCTACAACCGGAGTTAAGCCTTGAGTTTCTCCAATTAACCTTAGAGGCGACACTGACTACGTTAGCCTATGCCGTCTGTGGTACGTTTCTCAGTGTGGTGCTGGGAATCATTGGCGGGATATTTACCTCTGAGGTGTGGTGGTTAGCGGTTTCTCCGGGTGCAATCGAGAGACACCCCTCTAAGATTTGGGTGAGTTTGCGGGGATTGTTGGCGGTTCCCAGGGCGATTCACGAAATGCTGTGGGGACTGTTTTTTGTGAATATTTGGGGACTTGATCCCTTAGTCGCCATTTTAGCGATCGCGCTTCCCTTTGGGGCAGTAGTAGCAAAGGTTTTTGCCGAAATTCTGGATGAGACGCCCCGTCAACCGCTAATTACGCTGCTGAATAGTGGGGTTGCACCGTTAACCGTATTTCTGTATACGCTGATTCCCCAAGCCTTTTTAAACCTTCTCTCCTATACCTTTTATCGCTTTGAATGTTCGATTCGTTCGGCGGCGGTGTTGGGAATTATCGGGGCTGGGGGATTGGGATATGAGATTTTCCTAAGTTTGCAGTCGCTGCGTTATCAACAGTTGTGGACGTTTTTCTATGCCCTATTTATCTTAAACGGGATAGTTGATTTGAGTAGCGCTTGGTTACGCGATCGCTTAGGCTGTAGCAGTCGCCTGGATTTAAATGCTGATCACGGTTCTACGTCTCAAAGGGGATTCTATCCGCGTGATCCGTTGATTACTCTGGCGGGTATCGGGGGGGTGCTACTCATCCCCTTTTGCTTTTGGTATGTCCATCCTGACTTTACCCAACTTTGGTCACCCCGCACGGGGAAATTATTGGTGGATGCGATAACTGTATCCTTTCCACCGGATATCAGTTGGGAACAATTGCCAGAATTAGTCCGATTATCAACCCAAACCCTATCCATGTCCATTCTCGCGATCGCACTGGCGGGTATGGGTGGCATTTTACTCTCCTTTCCGGCGACTCGTAATTTTTTCCTACCTGGAGGATTACTCAATCCCAGTCGTCATGGAAGAGGGCGAGGCGAGAAAATTTGGGTATGGATTACCTTTTTACTCACACGGGCGATTTTATTAGTATGTCGGGCAATTCCGGCACCAATTTGGGCGTTAGTGGCGCTGTTTATCTTATTTCCAGGTATTTTACCGGGTGCGATCGCGTTGGGATTGCACAATTTGGGGATTTTAGGGCGGCTGATGGCAGAAGTGACAGAAAATCTCCCCCAGCCTCCATTACAAGCCTTAAAAGCTCAGGGAACCCCCGCTGCATTGGTGTTTTTATATGGGGTGCTACCGATGACATTACCCCGTTTTCTGGCTTATATTCTGTACCGTTGGGAAGTCTGTATGCGAGAAACGGTAATTGTGGGATTAGTGGGGGCGGGTGGGTTAGGGCGGTTATTGAGTGAACAATTGAGTAGTTTTGACGCGCCCGGTATTGTTACCACTATCGCCTGTTTAATTATGCTGACAATTCTCGTGGATTGGGTGAGTGGAATCAGTCGGCGTGCATGGCGTTGA
- a CDS encoding type II toxin-antitoxin system TacA family antitoxin translates to MAFLDKTNKDKRSLVVNMRVEPNQLDLIDTAASVCGKTRSAFMLDAAYRAAEEALLDWRLFRLNDDQWKAFNQALDMPPEKNEKLHQLLQVKSPWE, encoded by the coding sequence ATGGCGTTTCTTGATAAAACCAATAAAGACAAGCGCTCCCTTGTCGTCAATATGAGAGTTGAACCCAATCAGCTTGATCTCATAGACACAGCGGCATCTGTTTGTGGCAAGACTCGGAGTGCTTTTATGTTAGACGCAGCCTATCGAGCAGCAGAAGAGGCATTGCTAGATTGGAGATTGTTCCGCCTTAATGATGACCAGTGGAAGGCTTTTAATCAAGCTCTTGATATGCCCCCAGAGAAAAATGAAAAGTTACATCAATTGCTTCAGGTAAAATCTCCTTGGGAATAA
- a CDS encoding GNAT family N-acetyltransferase produces MKYTPPEHIQPTHDIESFDCGEISLNQWLKTRALNNETLGSSRTYVVCWENKVVGYYCLANGQVSHIESPGKIKRNMPDPIPVVVMGRLAVDIHHQGKGIGMGMIKDAVKRTLQASEILGIRAILIHALNENVKDFYVERCGFMPSPIHPLTVMVKLSDIQKNLI; encoded by the coding sequence ATGAAGTATACCCCACCGGAACATATTCAACCAACCCATGATATAGAGTCATTTGATTGTGGAGAGATAAGCTTAAATCAATGGTTAAAAACACGCGCTCTTAACAATGAAACGCTTGGTTCATCACGCACTTATGTAGTCTGTTGGGAAAACAAAGTAGTAGGATACTACTGTTTAGCGAATGGTCAGGTTTCCCATATTGAATCTCCAGGCAAAATCAAAAGAAATATGCCCGATCCAATCCCAGTCGTAGTAATGGGTAGACTGGCTGTTGATATTCATCATCAAGGAAAGGGAATTGGTATGGGAATGATCAAAGATGCCGTAAAGCGTACTCTACAAGCATCAGAAATACTAGGGATTAGAGCGATTCTAATTCATGCCCTTAACGAGAATGTGAAAGATTTTTACGTGGAACGTTGCGGCTTTATGCCTTCTCCAATTCATCCTTTAACGGTCATGGTAAAACTTTCTGACATACAAAAGAATCTTATTTGA
- a CDS encoding transglutaminase-like domain-containing protein has product MKFKLGCQLNYSVAASSTFIFNLSVVEKKHQRILQEKLQIEPSMDYEEYVSPRMENRYLRVYVPQGDLQVSYQATVDLFYRDEDPSSISENPPDKLPLETLHYLYPSRYCESDRLMRLAQNEFGNLIPDYSRVTAICNWIYDNVTYLSGSTNQHTSAYDTATERAGVCRDFAHLGIAFCRALNIPARFVTGYAYNLEPQDFHAYFEAYLGDRWYLFDPTRLAPCNGLIRIGIGRDAADVAFATIFGDVQMNYKDVFVEAVPDQDGKTPELPDYTNRAIALI; this is encoded by the coding sequence ATGAAATTCAAGCTGGGCTGTCAATTAAACTATAGTGTTGCGGCAAGTAGCACTTTTATTTTTAATCTCAGTGTTGTTGAGAAAAAGCATCAAAGAATTCTGCAAGAAAAGTTGCAAATTGAACCATCCATGGATTATGAGGAGTATGTTTCTCCTCGGATGGAAAACCGATATCTACGAGTCTATGTACCCCAAGGTGACTTACAGGTGTCCTATCAAGCCACTGTGGATTTATTTTATCGGGATGAAGACCCCAGTTCGATTTCGGAAAATCCTCCGGATAAGTTACCGTTAGAAACGTTACATTACCTCTATCCATCACGTTACTGTGAGTCAGATCGGTTAATGCGTCTGGCACAGAATGAGTTTGGTAATTTGATTCCTGACTATTCCAGAGTTACGGCTATCTGTAATTGGATTTACGATAACGTCACCTATTTATCAGGTAGCACGAATCAACATACCTCGGCTTATGATACCGCGACAGAACGAGCAGGGGTTTGTCGAGATTTTGCCCATTTGGGGATTGCGTTTTGTCGGGCGTTGAATATTCCGGCTCGATTTGTGACGGGATATGCCTATAATTTAGAACCGCAAGATTTTCATGCCTATTTTGAGGCGTATTTAGGCGATCGCTGGTATTTATTTGACCCTACCCGACTCGCCCCCTGTAATGGGTTAATTCGCATTGGTATCGGGCGCGATGCGGCTGATGTCGCCTTTGCCACTATTTTTGGTGATGTTCAGATGAACTATAAGGATGTGTTTGTCGAAGCGGTTCCGGATCAGGATGGAAAAACGCCTGAACTCCCCGACTATACCAATCGTGCGATCGCGTTAATATAA
- a CDS encoding DUF2294 domain-containing protein: MSKKARPTRGQLERRLSQGVQSVYREQLGHQPGKIIASLQGDRVTLILEDAVTQPEQLLANQGEKDLTEKVRSDLDAAIKPQLRERIQEILGVKVVDLLSDTTLETKREGIIAVLAETPQFRCSGSAAQQPTHQAS, translated from the coding sequence ATGTCAAAAAAAGCTCGTCCGACCCGGGGGCAGTTGGAACGCCGCCTCTCTCAAGGAGTACAATCAGTCTACCGTGAGCAACTTGGGCATCAACCTGGCAAAATAATAGCCAGTCTTCAAGGTGATAGAGTTACGCTGATTCTGGAAGATGCTGTAACTCAGCCGGAGCAGTTACTTGCTAACCAGGGAGAGAAAGACCTAACTGAGAAGGTGCGCTCAGATTTAGATGCTGCCATCAAGCCTCAATTGAGAGAGCGAATCCAGGAAATTTTGGGAGTAAAGGTGGTTGATTTGCTTAGTGATACCACTCTAGAAACTAAAAGGGAGGGAATCATCGCTGTACTAGCTGAGACGCCTCAATTTCGCTGTTCGGGTTCAGCCGCACAACAGCCAACTCATCAAGCTTCTTAA
- a CDS encoding response regulator transcription factor — MGASVCIQIIEGNPHLRSLLGWHLQQAGYWVYQSATLYQARETFYNRQPTLVILDSDLPDGDGVEFCRWIHQQRHSLILMLSARNHEVDIVQGLKAGADDYLTKPFGMQEFLARVEALIRRIRMTAVPMTLEYGDLKIDLVQRRVCYKGEFVDLTPQEFSLLYVLTQAEGLPLSRSELLRRAWPDAIDNPRTIDTHVLSLRKKIETDPRQPSLIQTVRNVGYRFNPEMLERSQSTEGEADHNYPTSRPDVAPVAASTAGRQ; from the coding sequence GTGGGAGCATCGGTTTGTATTCAGATTATCGAGGGGAATCCCCATTTGCGATCGCTGCTAGGTTGGCACTTGCAGCAGGCAGGCTATTGGGTTTATCAATCTGCCACCCTCTATCAAGCCAGAGAGACATTCTATAATCGCCAACCCACTCTCGTCATTCTCGACTCTGACTTACCCGATGGTGACGGGGTGGAGTTTTGTCGCTGGATTCACCAGCAGCGACATTCGTTAATTTTAATGCTGTCTGCCCGTAATCATGAAGTTGATATCGTCCAAGGGTTAAAAGCGGGTGCCGATGATTATCTAACCAAACCCTTTGGGATGCAGGAATTTCTGGCAAGAGTTGAGGCGCTGATTCGACGTATTCGGATGACGGCTGTACCAATGACGCTGGAATATGGTGATCTCAAAATTGATTTAGTTCAGCGCCGGGTGTGTTACAAAGGGGAGTTTGTTGATTTAACGCCTCAGGAATTTAGTTTGCTCTACGTTCTTACTCAAGCAGAAGGATTACCATTAAGTCGTTCGGAATTACTCCGTCGGGCGTGGCCCGATGCTATTGATAATCCCCGTACTATTGATACCCATGTCCTCTCACTACGCAAAAAAATTGAAACTGATCCCCGACAACCAAGTTTAATTCAAACGGTGCGGAATGTGGGTTATCGGTTTAATCCAGAAATGCTCGAACGCAGCCAATCAACTGAAGGAGAAGCAGATCATAATTATCCAACGTCTCGACCAGATGTTGCACCCGTAGCTGCGAGTACCGCTGGGCGACAATAG
- a CDS encoding ABC transporter ATP-binding protein yields the protein MNSPTVSDDSLSPALAQLQLKQVSWVTSAKGAIPGTTILSDISFDVARGDRITLIGPAGAGKSSLLRLLNRLNDPTSGTIYLENQDIQTIPVLQLRRQIMLVCQEPKLLGMTVREALAYPLVLQQLEKSAIAQRIQTYRKRLHIPEDWLERTELQLSVGQRQLVAIARALICQPKIILLDEPTSALDVGTASHFLGVLADMANQDQITVLMVNHQLDMAQLFCNRILYLQTGQLMQDTSATNLDWNLLRESLVQAEAQAAQEWGVEEF from the coding sequence ATGAACTCGCCCACGGTATCTGATGATTCATTATCCCCGGCGCTGGCTCAACTCCAACTCAAACAAGTAAGTTGGGTTACATCAGCTAAAGGCGCGATTCCAGGAACCACGATTCTCAGCGATATTTCCTTTGACGTAGCTAGAGGCGATCGCATAACCTTAATTGGTCCGGCTGGTGCGGGGAAAAGTTCACTGCTGCGGCTGTTGAACCGATTGAATGATCCCACCAGCGGTACGATTTATCTGGAGAATCAAGATATTCAGACGATTCCTGTGCTACAGTTACGACGGCAAATTATGCTGGTTTGCCAAGAACCGAAGCTATTAGGAATGACGGTACGGGAGGCGCTAGCTTACCCATTGGTGTTACAGCAACTGGAAAAATCCGCGATCGCCCAACGGATTCAAACCTATCGGAAAAGGCTGCACATCCCAGAAGATTGGCTGGAACGCACGGAATTACAACTTTCAGTGGGACAACGACAACTGGTTGCGATCGCACGGGCTTTAATTTGTCAACCTAAAATTATCCTATTAGATGAACCGACATCCGCCCTTGATGTGGGTACAGCTTCTCATTTTTTGGGTGTCTTAGCTGACATGGCGAATCAGGATCAGATCACTGTTTTAATGGTCAATCATCAGTTAGACATGGCTCAACTCTTCTGTAATCGGATATTGTATCTCCAGACAGGTCAACTCATGCAAGATACATCAGCGACTAATTTGGACTGGAACCTGTTACGAGAATCCCTAGTTCAAGCCGAAGCGCAAGCAGCACAAGAGTGGGGAGTGGAAGAGTTTTAA
- a CDS encoding DUF433 domain-containing protein — MVRLTEHCHIVRNDEILNSEPIIKGTRTPVRAIVEMWRIGVSPEEIPQRLTHLGLSQVFDALSYYLDHQAEINEYIERNRIPDELIDPRVRNV; from the coding sequence ATGGTAAGGTTAACGGAACACTGTCACATTGTCAGAAATGACGAAATACTCAATAGCGAACCCATTATCAAAGGCACACGCACACCAGTCAGGGCAATAGTAGAAATGTGGCGTATCGGAGTTTCGCCGGAGGAAATTCCTCAGCGGTTAACCCATCTTGGTCTATCACAGGTATTTGATGCACTCAGCTATTATCTGGATCATCAGGCAGAAATCAATGAATACATAGAACGCAACCGTATTCCAGACGAACTTATTGATCCACGAGTTCGTAACGTATGA
- a CDS encoding 2Fe-2S iron-sulfur cluster-binding protein gives MPKVTAQGKTFSCDPGSNLRKVLLEHGVALYNGNAKIINCMGIGSCGTCAVEVEGEVSEANWKDKARRSLPPHSPTANRRLACQTKVLGDVRVTKYDGFWGQGEDVVWTSEGR, from the coding sequence ATGCCTAAAGTAACAGCTCAAGGGAAAACGTTTTCATGTGACCCAGGCAGTAATTTACGCAAAGTTTTGCTGGAGCATGGTGTCGCGCTTTACAACGGCAATGCCAAAATTATCAACTGTATGGGGATTGGTAGTTGTGGCACTTGTGCGGTTGAGGTAGAAGGGGAGGTTTCAGAAGCAAACTGGAAGGATAAAGCAAGACGTTCTCTTCCGCCCCATTCTCCCACAGCTAATCGTCGCTTAGCTTGTCAGACGAAGGTTTTGGGTGACGTGCGGGTGACGAAATATGATGGTTTTTGGGGACAAGGGGAGGATGTTGTTTGGACATCGGAAGGGAGATAG